The nucleotide sequence GTGCTGCAGAAAAATCATTTAAAAGAGAAAAGCCTGCTGCATCTTCAAGCTTAAAGTTTCCGACTGTAGTCCTCCGCAAGGCCCTAACATAGGCACAAGAAGATGCCTTCCTTGCTAGGTCTCTTACAAGGGAGCGGATGTAGGTTCCCTTTGAACATTCCACGCTTATGTGGACATATTTTATTTTTAGCTCGGTGTTTGTATTGAGAAAATCCTTTTCTGTAAATTCCAAACCGCTATCGGTAATTATCCCTCTAAGTCCGATTTTAAAAATTTCTATTTTTCTCTCTGCAATTTCTATTTTTTCGCCGTGGCGTATTCTGTCGGAAGCTCTTTTTCCGTTTATTTTTATTGCAGAAAATTCGGGCGGTCTTTGGAGTATTTTCCCTAAAAAAGAGGGAATGGATTCCGTTAAATTTTTATAAGAGGGAAGGGGGGCTGTCAAAATGGGCTCGCCTTCAGGGTCGAGGGTATCCGTTTCCGTTCCGAATTCCATCCATGCTTCATAAGTTTTTTTTTCGACTGAAATTATGTCGGCAAGTCGGGTTAATTGTCCTGTAAGAAGAACTAAAAGGCCGTCGGCAAAAAGGTCCAGAGTTCCTGTGTGGCCTACCTTTTTTGTCGAAAGAGCTTTTTTTACCGCCGACATTGAAGCAAAGCTTGTAAGTCCCGCCTGTTTTGCAAACGGGACGATAAGGTTTTTATTTAATTCCATTTTTAAGGCAGGGTTTAATCGGCTTCCGAATTGCCGGCGCTTTCTTCATCTTCATCGGGATCGGTAAAGTACTCAAGGCTTTCAAGTTTGTTTACCATGTCTATTCCTTCCTTTATACTCTTATCGAATATAAAGGTGAGTTCGGGACACTGCCTTACGTGAAGCTTTTTTGCAAGGCTGGTTCTTATAAAGCCTGAAGCATTTTCCAAGCCTCTTACTCCCTGCTTTGTCTTATGTTCATCTAAAAAGCTTGAAACATATACCTTTGCATAGGCAAGATCTCCTGAAACAATTACCCTGTTTATTGAAAGAAGAGAAGAAACTCTCGGGTCCTTTATTTTGCCCGAGCAAATAAGGGCCGAAATTTCTTCCCTTATCTGCTCGCCCAATCTTGCAAGCCTAAACTCACTCATTGGCTTCGGTTCCTTCTTCTTTGATTTCGGGAGCCTTGTATTTTTCGCTGTCGCTCAATTTTCGGGCAACCTGAATCATTTCGATAATTTCTAACTGGTCATCGACCTGTATATCGTTAAAGTCTTCGATACCGATACCGCATTCAAAGCCTGCTGCAACTTCTTTTGCATCGTCTTTGAATCTCTTTAATGAAGATAATTTTCCTGAGTGAACGACTATGCCTTCACGGATAACGTGTACTGCACAGTTTCTCTTTACGACGCCTTCAAGAACATAACAGCCGGCAATTTTTCCGATTTTGGGAACCTTAAAGGTATTTCTGACTTCAACCATACCGATGACTTGTTCCTTAATATCGGGGGAAAGCATTCCTTCCATGGCAAGCTGAATTTCTTCAACAGCCTTGTAGATAACCGTGTATTTTCGTATATCGACCTTCTCCTGATCGGCCAAGAGTTTGGCTTGAGGAGTGGGGCGTACGTTAAAACCTATGATTAAGGCGTTCGAGTCTGCGGCTGCAAGCATAACATCGGAATCGTTGATAGCACCTGCCGAAGCATGTATTACGTTAAGCCTTATTTCGGGTGTGGAAAGTTTTTCCAAAGACTGCTTTAAGGCTTCTACGGAACCTTGAACGTCTCCCTTTATGATAACTTTAAGCTCCAATATTTCTCCGTCATGAATGGTTTCATAGAGGTTATCGAGGGTAACCTTCTTAACATTCCGTGAATCTTCAAATCTTTTGAGCTCCTGCCTTTTGTCCGAAATCTGGCGTGCTATGCGCTCGGAATCCGTAACTTGGAATGGATCACCCGCATTCGGCATGCCTTCAAGACCTAGGATTTCGACGGGCATACTCGGAGTAGCTTCATCGATTTTTTCGCCCCTGTCATTGAAGATGGCTCTCACGCGGCCGGAATAAATACCTGCAACATAGGGGTCTCCGGTTCTCAAGGTTCCGCGCTGAACGATAATGGTTGCAACAACGCCTCTTCCGTGGTCAATACGGGATTCTATAACTTTTCCTTCAGCATTGCATGTATAATTGGCCTTTAGCTCAAGTACTTCAGCTTGAAGAAGGATTGTATCCAAGAGGTTGTCCAGTCCCAATTTTTTTAGAGCCGAGATTTCGACAAACATGGTGTCTCCGCCCCATTCTTCAGGCATGAGGCCTAATTCCGAAAGGCGGGTCTTTACCTTGTCAACATTTGCTTCGGGCTTATCGACCTTGTTTACTGCAACTATTATGGGAACCTTGGCATCCCGTGCATGGTTGATAGCTTCAATGGTTTGAGGCATAACGCCGTCATCGGCTGCAACTACCAAAACAACGATGTCCGTAATTTCGGCTCCTCGTGCACGCATCATGGTAAAGGCTTCGTGTCCGGGAGTATCGAGGAAGGTAATTTTTCCTCCGTGTGTGTTTACCGTATAAGCACCTATGTGCTGGGTAATTCCTCCGAATTCTCCCGCTATAACATTAGAGCTTCTTATGGCATCAAGGGTTTTGGTCTTACCATGGTCAACATGTCCCATTATGGTTACAACGGGAGGCCTCGGTTGCAGTTCGGATAAATTGTCTTCTTTGCTTTCGATAACCGTTTCATCGTATAGGCTTACAATTTTGACATCGCATTCATATTCGGAAGCGAGGATGGTAGCCGTATCGGCATCGATGGACTGGTTCATCGTAACCATCATTCCCATTCCCATGAGTTTACCGATAAGCTCCGAGGCTTTTAGGTTCATCTTCTTGGCCAGTTCGGAAACCGAAATGGATTCCATTATCTCGATCTGTTTAGGAATATTATGAATTTTTTCCTTTTGCTTTTTCTTTTGATTTAAGAGGCGCTCTTCAAAAAATTCGTCTTCCTTATTTTTCTTGTTGTATATTTCTTTTTTTGCCTTGTGGGCTTTTTTATTTGTTTGAGCCTTATTTTTTTCGACAGGAATCGGTGCCGGAGCGGCTCCCGGTCTGGGACCGCCGAAACCGGGTCTGTTTTGAGGTCTGTCGCCTGGCCTGCCTTGAGGTCTGCCCTGTTGTCCGCCTTGTCCTGTCCTAAAGCCCTGCTTTTTTCCGTCGGAATAAGCTCGTGCTTGGGCTCCGGAAAAATTGCTTTCGCGCCGGCGTCCTTGTCCTCCGGTTTGACCTTGTCCTTGGGCTCCGGGTCTTTGCGGACGGTTTCCCTGACCGCGGTTATTTCTTCGGCCCGAGTCCGCCAAGTTACCTGCCTTTACATTGGGCCTCTTACTTGCAAAGTCTATTGAATCTATTGAAGAAGGAGCCTGCTTTTTCCTTTCAGTCTGTTTTTCTTCTTTTTTTGCAGAATCGAATTTTGCCGAATCGAAGCCCCGCTTTTCATTTTGTGCGGAAGACGTATCGCTCTTTTTATCTTCAAAGCGAGGTGCCGTCTTCTTTGTTTCTTCAAGCCTTTCATCCGGCTTTTTTTCTTTTACGGAGGCTTCTGCAGGTTTTGAGCTTTGAGACGAAGCTTTTTTAACGGAAATAACCTGTTTCCCGGATGTTCTTCCGCCGGAAGATTCTTCCGAAGATGATTCAGGCTTCTTGGATTTTCCTGCCGAAGTTTTTGAAACCTTTACAACGACTTTCCTTTTAGAGTCAGTTTTGCCGGATTCAGGTTTAGAATCTGCAGCTTTACTGCTTTTTTTGTTGAGAATTACATCAGGCTTATTTGTGTTTTCTATATCCATATTACTCCTACTCTTCGTCCTCATATTCAAAAGCAAGATCTACTCCGCAATTGGGGCATTTTGTCATATCTGTTGTTATTTTATGACCGCATTCAGGGCATTCAAATTCTTCAACTTCACCCTCATCATCCGAAACAGGCTCGCTTTCTTCATTGCTTTCATCTCCATCGTCTTCTACAACTTCAACGGCATTAGCTATAATGTCAAGAAGAGTATCAGCCATCTCTATAGTAAGACCTTCCAATGCCCTGATTTCATCATCTTCCATGTTAATCAAGTCTTGTATATCTTCAATTTCGTTATTACGTAATACTGCCAGAATGTCTTCGGTAATTCCCGGAAGTTCGGCAACATTGGAAATTTCCTCATATTCTTCATCTTCATTACTTGTTTCATCAGTGAATAAGTTTTCGACAGCCTTTCTGGCGTCTGTGTAAATATCCATTTGTTTAAACTGTTCTTCGGTTTTTACATCTATATTCCAGTCTACAAGGCGGTTTGCAAGGCGTACGTTTAAACCGTGTTTTCCTATAGCCAGCGATAATTGAGAGTCCGAAACGATTGCAAGGGCCTTTCTTTTTTCTGCATCCAATATCATAACATCCATGACTTCTGCAGGAGAAAGGGCGCTCTTTATATAGGCCTTAGGATCGTCGGAGTAGGGCAGAATATCTATCTTTTCATCATCCAACTCTGCGATAACTGCTTGAATTCTTGCTCCTTTTGCTCCGACACAGGCTCCTACAGGATCTATATCATCTCTGTCAGTTGAAACCGCTATCTTTGTTCTATAACCGGGTTCCCGCACAATGTTATGAATCTTTACTATTCCGCTTTCAATTTCCGGCACTTCCACTTCCAGTATCTGCCTTACAAATTCCGCATCGGTTCTTGAAAGGATCAGCTGTACTACGTTTGATTGGCGGTGTTTTTTTACTTCCCGTACAAGGGCCTTTATTCTTGATTCTTCTCCGGCTGCCGCATTTCTTCCGAAGTGATCTCCCGGACACTGATATTTTTTAGGTAATAAGCCCTCAACCTTTCCTAAGTCGACATAGATGTTTCCGTTTCGTTCCCGATGGTAGTAACCGATTATGATTTCTCCTACCTTTGTACTGTATTCTGCATAAAGAGTATCTTTTTGCATTTCTCTGATACATTGGATTGCTCTTTGCATTCCGACCTTGACAGAATTAATACCTAAGCTTTTCGGATCGACTTCAACTAGAAGTTCATCACCTGTCTCGCAAGATGGGGCCAATTTTTTTGCTTCTTCTAAACTTATATCAAAAACCGGATTTTTTGCATTTTCCGTTATTATTTTCTTTGAGTATATTTTTCCTGTTTCTTCATTGAATACGGCATTTGCATCCGTTCCGAATTGTTTTTTATAAGAGGCTTTTAAAGCCTGCTCTACAATGTGTAAAACAAAATCGTCATCAATTCCTTTTTCTTGTGCAAATTCCCGAATTGCCTCAATTATTCCTTCAGACATTTCATTAAATCTCCTTAACAAAGCTAAAATTATTCTTAAAGATTACATCTGGCTTTTTTTATATCCTGATACGGAATTTGAATGTCTTGATTATCAGAATTTAAAACAAGGCCTTCGGAATTTACTTCTTTTATAATTCCGTGCCGCCAATCAGTAATGCTGTTATCCCAAATTTGGGCTTCTTCTCCCACGAAGGCATAAAACTCAACCGCCCGCTTTACAAGCCGATTGATGCCCGGAGAGCTTACTTCCATAGTTACATCTTGCGAGCCTATGAGGGCTTCAATACGGGGCTGAAGAGTCCTGTGTACGGAGGTACAGTCTTTGATGCCGACCCCTTTTTCCGATTTTATTACCGCCTTAACCTGCCAAACATCTTTTTTGTGAAGGACATTCAGATCGACCAGCTTAAAGCCGAGCCCTTCGACAAGAGGTTCACATTCGGTAAAGTACGGAATATCTTTTTTTTGAATAAATTCCACTTCAACCTCCTCTCAAGATACCTTTTGCATACAAAAAAGGAGCCGCTTGAACGACTCCGAATACACAAGGATAATATATGTTCTAACAGTTATAGTACCATAAAATTGAAATATATTCAATACATATATCATAGAAAAATATTAAGTTTTTTTGTTTTTGGATTGAAAATATTAAAAAAAAGCTCTTTTTATGCCTTGATACTATTGACAGTTATGCAAAATAGCTTTATAAGGTAATCTATTATTACTATTTTTGGGAGGTCGGCCTAATGGAAAGAAAGGATTACATTAGCGATTCTGAGTGGAAACACTTTATGAGTTTTTCAGAAAATCTGGAAACGCCCTGTGTTGTTATCAACCTAAAAACAATCAAGAAAAATTATCAAAAGTTAAGAGAAAATTTTCCCTATGCGGATATTTTTTATGCGATTAAGGCAAACCCGCATGAAGAGATTATCACAATGTTAAATGAAATGGGCTCATGCTTTGACATAGCTTCACGCTATGAACTTGACAAGGTTCTAAAATTAGGTGTAAGCCCTGAAAGACTCAGCTATGGAAACACCATAAAAAAGGCAAAGGATATTGCTTATTTTTATGAAAAAGGCGTTAGAATGTTCGCTACAGACAGTAAGGACGACCTTAAAAATATAGCTCAATTTGCTCCCGGTTCAAGAGTTTATGTAAGAATTCTGGTTGAAAATACTACCAGTGCCGACTGGCCTCTATCAAGAAAATTCGGCTGCCACCCCGATATGGCCTATGACCTTTGCATTCAGGCCAGAGATTCGGGACTCATTCCTTACGGTATTTCTTTCCACGTAGGAAGCCAGCAGAGGGATATCGGTCAGTGGAACGATGCAATTGCAAAGACAAAGTACCTGATGGACTCTTTGGAAGAAGAAGAAGAAATTAAGCTCGAAATGGTCAACATGGGCGGAGGTTTCCCCGCTTCTTATGTTACACCTGCAAACGACCTAAGCGAGTATGCTTCCGAAATTAGCCGCTACTTGGAAGATGATTTCGGTGAAGAGCGTCCGCGCATTATTTTGGAACCGGGCCGCTCCCTTGTAGGCGACAGCGGTATCTTGGTAACCGAGGTTGTTATGATTTCGCGCAAAAACAACACAGCCCTCTTTAGATGGGTATATCTTGATACGGGTCTTTTTAACGGTCTTATCGAAACCCTAAACGAATCCTTAAAATACCCGATTATTACCGATAAGGATGAAGGCTGCAAAAAATGGGGAGAAGTTGTTTTGGCCGGTCCTACATGCGACAGTATGGATATTATGTATGAAGATTATAAATACAATCTTCCTACCAATCTTAAGCCCGGAGATAGGGTATACTTCCTTACAACCGGTGCCTATACATCCAGTTATGCTTCTGTAGAATTTAACGGCTTCCCGCCGATTAAAACCTACATAATGAAGTAAACATTATTGAAAAGAGTCCGGCTATGTTAAAGACCTTTTGTAGATTTGCTGCTTTGGTTATTTTTAGTTTTTTTGTTTTTTCGTGTTCCGCAAAGGAAGAAAAAATAGGGGCTGAAAATAAGGAAGAACAATCTGAGGTCGCCTCTCAGGCCGGACTTAATTCCGAAAAAAAAGATAATGGGCTTCAATCGGGGCAGGATAAGACAAAAACGGCTGATGCCCAATATCAAAAAGCCTTAAATGAGGCTTCCGTTATTTTTGAATTTGAGGCTGTAAATAAAAAAATCAATTTAAGCCTTAAAGCCGATAAAAATATCAAAATTGAAGGTGCCGTTCCTTCGGAAATTCCTGCCGACGGTTCCGTAAACGAAATATTTATAGCAAAAAATTCTCTTGCCCTTTTGGGAGATGTAAAAGAGCTTACAATTCATAATGCCGAAATTTTAAGCGGAGTTAAAATAATTAAAGCGCCCGCTTTGAAGTCCTTGGATATCTCTTTTTCGGGCTTAAAGAATATCGAATTTTTAGATTGTAAGGCTCTTGAAAATCTGATTCTTGAAGGGAACAAGAAAATGAATAAGCCTGATTTTTCTTCGTTAAAAGGCTTAAACAAGCTCAATTTGGCCAAAACAACAATCCAGGAGATGGATTTTTCTGTTTTTCCGCGGCTTGAATGCCTTGATATAAGTTCGATAAGCCTAGAAGATCTTGATCTTACAAAAAACATTGAGCTTAAAGAGCTGGATTGTGAAAATTCCGGTTTAAATACTCTTGATTTAACTAAAAATATAAAATTACAACGGCTTAATTGCAGGGCTAACAAACTTACCGACTTGGCGCTTTTTCAAAACAAGGAGCTCAAGTTTTTGGATTGCGGAAAGAATAATCTTGATAAACTTTTAATAGCTCTTAACACAAAACTTCAAAAACTTTATTGTGACTCCAATGAAATAAAGGATTTGGATCTTTCTTCGTTAAAGGAACTTGAAGAGCTTTATTGTTACCGCAACAAGATAGAGAATCTTGTTGTAGGTTCAAATCGTAAGTTAAAAAATCTTTTTTGCTTTGAAAATAAGATTGATGAAAAATCAATGAAGCAGCTCTTTGATTCTTTGATAGCGGGTGACGGATATGATGTTAAAACCCTTGTGGTTTATGCCGAAAAAAATCCCAATCTAACATACAAGTCGGATAAATACTTTGACCATAATTTTGTGCCTACCGAAGAAATGCTTAATTCTTCCTCCTTTAAATTCTGGAAAGTTTATTTTACTCTTTACGGTCTTGAAGATATGGGCAGTATAATCGACTCCCTTGTTCAAAAAACGGGAGAAGCTTTTTAGTCTATTGACTGAATCTTTTTCTTTTTGTAAAATGAATCATGAAAATTTGGATAAAATATCTTATAGGTTCTGTTCTAGGTATTATAATTGCGGCTATTTCTTCTTCCGATAGTGCATTCCTTAATGCGGCTGTTGATTTTGCCGCTAATATTGCCATTCAATTCGGCCGTTATTCCTTATATCCCGTTTTATTTTTTGGGTTTACAGTAAGTATATCTAAATTACGTGAAAGCCGTTCCTTATTAAAACTTTCGATATATATTGCCGTTTTTATTATTCTTTCATCCCTTTTGGCAGCCCTTTTAGGTTTGATTTCTATCTCTATCAGCTCTCCGCCGAGAATTCCTATCTTTGTTGAAGAGACAAGTTCTGTCGAGAATTTGGGTGTTATGGAGTCCTTTTTACGGCTCTTCCCTTCAAGTGCATTTGAAGCCTTTATGGATGGTCTTTATATCCTTCCGCTTTGTATATTTGCCGGCTTTGCAGGAGCAGCTTGTGCTGTCGATAAAAATATTTCGAAGCCTGCTTTAACCCTCTTTGATTCCTTATCAAGAGTTTCTTATGCCGTTATGGCCTTTTTCGTAGACATGTTTTCAATAGGGCTTATCGCAGTATCCGTAAATTGGTTTATCAAGTTCCAAGCCATGCTTTCAACCAAATTTTTTACCGGCTTGGTTGTGCTCTTATTGGTAGATTTTTTTATAATAGCCTTAATCATATACCCTATAATCTTAAAAATAATATGCAGAGATATAAATCCTTACAAGGTGCTATATGCTTCAATCGCTCCTGTTTGTGCAGCCTTCTTTTCGGGCGATACAAATTTAACCTTGCCTGTCTTATTGCGCCATTCAAACGAGAGTTTGGGTGTCAGAAGGAGAATTTCTTCGGTATCCTTGCCTGTTTTTTCGGTTTTCGGCAGGGCAGGAAGCGCGATGGTTGTTACCATAAGCTTTATTGTAATTTTAAACTCTTATTCCAGTCTGGGTATAAGTTTTGAGGATAGATTTTGGCTTGTCGGTATTTCTACCCTTTTTTCGTTCTTTTTAGGCCGTTTCCCCATAACGGGAACTTATGTTTCCCTTGTTGCCGTTTGTGCTATATACGGACGGGGCTTTGAATCGGGCTTTTTAATTTTGCGGCCGGCAGCCTTTTTTATAGGCTCGGTAGCTGCCGCCATTGATGCTTTAACCGCAATGGTTGGAACATATATAATCGGTCACTTGTCTAAGATGACTAATACACGCACTTTAAGGTTCTTTATATAAGAGCTTTTCTTTATGTAAGAGCTTTGATTGAATATTGTTAAAAAAAGGAAGAGAAAAATGAACTGTATTTTTTTGGGCCCGCCGGGCGCAGGAAAGGGAACCCTTGCTTTTGAGGTTTCAAAATCGTATAAGATTCCGCATATTTCGACCGGAGATCTTTTTAGAGCTGCAATCAAGGAGCAAACCGACTTGGGGAAAAAAGTTAAGGCTGTCATTGATTCCGGGGCATTGGTAAGCGATGACCTCACAATCGCCCTTGTAAAGGAAAGGTTGGAAAAGGATGACACCAAAAAAGGTTTTATCCTCGACGGCTTTCCCCGTACAATCGCTCAGGCCGATGCCCTAGAGAACATCGTAAAAATAGATTCCGTTGTCAACTTCGATATAAGCGATGATGAGGTTATCAAACGCCTTTCAGGAAGGAGGGTTTGCTCCTCATGCGGTCAAAGTTTTCATATCGAATTCGTAAAACCGAAAAAAGAAGGTATTTGCGATTCATGTTCCGGAGATCTGATGATCCGTCCCGATGATAAAATTGAAGCAATCCAAAAACGCCTTGAAACTTACAGAAACCAAACAGCTCCGTTAATCGACTATTATACAAAAAAAGATCTGATAGTAAATATAGATGCCCGCCCGGCATCGGAGAAGGTATTGGCTTCTTTTAAAGTAAAATTTCCGCATTAGAGGGGGAGAGGACAACTTGTTCAGACGCAAGTTTCCCTCTCCCCCTCTAACCCCCTCACCCTTCAACGGCTGCTTAGGGGTGCTGCCCCTAAGAACCTCTCTGAAACAATAAAATATAAAAAAACTAGGCTGTGAATACCTTTCTTGCCGAAAGGCAGGATGGACAGCCTAGTTTTTGTAGAGGTAAAACCGTAATTCGTTTCCCTTGAGAGCTTAGATATGCTCAAAGCGTGCCGTAAAGAAGCGGAGCTGTTTAGGTTCGTAAACGAACTTTAATCCTTTTATAACTTCCTTGTGTTTGTACAATTTAATAACGGCATCTGCTACAATGTCCATGTGTTTATATGTATAAACACGGCGCGGAATGGTTAAGCGGACTGTTTCAAGTTTCGGTACGTGGTTTTCCCTTGTCTTAGGATCTCGTCCTGCAGAAACGATACCTCGTTCCATACTTCTAACTCCCGATTCTATATAAAGCTCTGCGGCTAGGGCCTGTGCAGGGAATTCGGTTTGCTTAAGATGAGGGCAGAAGCGTCTTGCATCGAGGAATACTGCGTGTCCTCCTACGGGTTCGATAATAGGAACTCCGGCTTCCAAGAGTTTGTCGCCTAAATAGCGGACCTGCTTGATTCGGTGTTCGATATATTCAAACTGGAGAGCTTCTTTTAGCCCGATAGCCATAGCTTCCATATCGCGTCCTGCCATACCGCCGTATGAAGGCATACCTTCAAATACAACAACAAATTCTTTTGCAGCTTGGAAAAGCTCCTCATCGTTCATACAGAGGAATCCTCCGATATTGACGATACAGTCTTTTTTACCGCTCATGGTACATCCGTCTGCATAGCTGAACATTTCTCTTACGATTTCTTTGATAGACTTGTCGGCATAACCGGCTTCTTGTTCTTTGATAAAGTAGGCGTTTTCTACACAGCGGGTTGCATCATAGAATACCTTGATGCCGTGCTTCTTTGTAAGCTCACGGACGGCCTTCATGTTCTTCATAGAAACGGGCTGACCGCCTGCAAGGTTTACCGTAACCGCCAAACAAACGTATGCAATATTTTCGGCTCCCTTTTCTTTTATAAGCTTTTCAAGCTTGTTCAAGTCGATGTCGCCTTTAAAAGGAACTCTTTTGCCTGCATCATGGGCATCATCGTTTATGATATCCACGAAGATACCGCCGTTTGCTTCCTGATGGTATCTGGTAGTGGTAAAATACATGTTTCCGGGTACATATTGACCCGGTTTAATGGCTATCCTTGAAAGAAGGTTTTCGGCACCACGGCCTTGATGGGTCGGTACAAGATGCTTAAAGCCGAAAATATCTTGAACCGTTTCTTCCAAGTGATGAAAGTTGCGGCTTCCGGCATAGGCTTCATCTCCTATCATCATTCCGGCCCATTGTTTGTCGCTCATTGCGTTTGTTCCGGAGTCGGTAAGAAGGTCGATATAAACATCTTCCGAGTTAATAAGGAAGGTGTTATAACCGGCTTCTTTGGCAACCTTTGCTCTTTGATCCTTATCGATCATCTTAACAGTTTCTACAACCTTAATTCTAAAAGGTTCCGCAGGATAATTTTTAATATCCATAAAAGTCCTCCATCTGTTATTTATACAGAAAATGATATGAGGGAAAATTCCCTCCTCACTATAACATAAAGATAAGGTATTGTCTAGTTAGTATAAGATGTGATATAAATATTATATGAAGTTAAAAAAATACCGGATTATCTTTAGTTTTGTATTTCTTTTTAGTCTTTATAACGAAAGCGGAGCGGAAGAAAACTCCTTTTCCACAATATTGGAAGAGGCTAAAAAATATTTTTCGGATATCGGCTGGACAGTATCCGAAACAATCTCAGCGTCTCCTATGGCCGAACCCTTTACCTTAGATGAGATAAAAACGGAAAATTTGAGCTCCTATGGAGACACCGATTTACGGGAAAGTTTGTTTCCTTCTTTGGACGGGCTGGGAGTATTGGACTATACCGGTATTGAAAAATCCGTGTTAAATTTTTTGAATAAATTAAGTTTACAATTTAAAGAAAATAAGGTGGATATCAGCCTTTGTTCAAAAGCAAAACCTTTTTTACCTTATCTTATAAATTACAGGCTGGATTCTTTTAAGCCCATAGTTTCTGTCTTTTACGGCAGACCTGAAAATAAGGCGGATCAAAAAGTAAAGGCCCTGTTTAAATGCAATATCAGGGGAGACGATAAAATATTTTATATTATTATTGAGGTCAACATTATTTTTATTGAGGGAAAATGGTACTTGGACTCTTTTGACGTTATCGGAGACAAAAATGAACAAAGCTCTCAATAGAATCGAATATGAATATATTGTCGATACCTTTATCAGAGAAAAGCCTTCTTTAAGCCTTTTATGCAAAAATACCTTTGTAAAAATAGATTCTTCTTCTTATAAACTTATAGATGATTATATTTTCTTTAAATCGGATGGGGTGGAAGTAAACGATGATATAAAGGTTTTTTTTAATCATAAAAAACGCCCTCTTTATTTTTTTAGCCGGGTCGAACAAAAAGAGGGGATTACCGTTTTTCAGCTTTCCGATAAATTTTATAAACATGATGATGAGCTTAAAAACTGTCAAATTTCATTGTGGA is from Treponema denticola and encodes:
- a CDS encoding dicarboxylate/amino acid:cation symporter, whose product is MKIWIKYLIGSVLGIIIAAISSSDSAFLNAAVDFAANIAIQFGRYSLYPVLFFGFTVSISKLRESRSLLKLSIYIAVFIILSSLLAALLGLISISISSPPRIPIFVEETSSVENLGVMESFLRLFPSSAFEAFMDGLYILPLCIFAGFAGAACAVDKNISKPALTLFDSLSRVSYAVMAFFVDMFSIGLIAVSVNWFIKFQAMLSTKFFTGLVVLLLVDFFIIALIIYPIILKIICRDINPYKVLYASIAPVCAAFFSGDTNLTLPVLLRHSNESLGVRRRISSVSLPVFSVFGRAGSAMVVTISFIVILNSYSSLGISFEDRFWLVGISTLFSFFLGRFPITGTYVSLVAVCAIYGRGFESGFLILRPAAFFIGSVAAAIDALTAMVGTYIIGHLSKMTNTRTLRFFI
- a CDS encoding tyrosine phenol-lyase — encoded protein: MDIKNYPAEPFRIKVVETVKMIDKDQRAKVAKEAGYNTFLINSEDVYIDLLTDSGTNAMSDKQWAGMMIGDEAYAGSRNFHHLEETVQDIFGFKHLVPTHQGRGAENLLSRIAIKPGQYVPGNMYFTTTRYHQEANGGIFVDIINDDAHDAGKRVPFKGDIDLNKLEKLIKEKGAENIAYVCLAVTVNLAGGQPVSMKNMKAVRELTKKHGIKVFYDATRCVENAYFIKEQEAGYADKSIKEIVREMFSYADGCTMSGKKDCIVNIGGFLCMNDEELFQAAKEFVVVFEGMPSYGGMAGRDMEAMAIGLKEALQFEYIEHRIKQVRYLGDKLLEAGVPIIEPVGGHAVFLDARRFCPHLKQTEFPAQALAAELYIESGVRSMERGIVSAGRDPKTRENHVPKLETVRLTIPRRVYTYKHMDIVADAVIKLYKHKEVIKGLKFVYEPKQLRFFTARFEHI
- a CDS encoding adenylate kinase, with product MNCIFLGPPGAGKGTLAFEVSKSYKIPHISTGDLFRAAIKEQTDLGKKVKAVIDSGALVSDDLTIALVKERLEKDDTKKGFILDGFPRTIAQADALENIVKIDSVVNFDISDDEVIKRLSGRRVCSSCGQSFHIEFVKPKKEGICDSCSGDLMIRPDDKIEAIQKRLETYRNQTAPLIDYYTKKDLIVNIDARPASEKVLASFKVKFPH
- a CDS encoding leucine-rich repeat domain-containing protein translates to MLKTFCRFAALVIFSFFVFSCSAKEEKIGAENKEEQSEVASQAGLNSEKKDNGLQSGQDKTKTADAQYQKALNEASVIFEFEAVNKKINLSLKADKNIKIEGAVPSEIPADGSVNEIFIAKNSLALLGDVKELTIHNAEILSGVKIIKAPALKSLDISFSGLKNIEFLDCKALENLILEGNKKMNKPDFSSLKGLNKLNLAKTTIQEMDFSVFPRLECLDISSISLEDLDLTKNIELKELDCENSGLNTLDLTKNIKLQRLNCRANKLTDLALFQNKELKFLDCGKNNLDKLLIALNTKLQKLYCDSNEIKDLDLSSLKELEELYCYRNKIENLVVGSNRKLKNLFCFENKIDEKSMKQLFDSLIAGDGYDVKTLVVYAEKNPNLTYKSDKYFDHNFVPTEEMLNSSSFKFWKVYFTLYGLEDMGSIIDSLVQKTGEAF